The genomic segment AAATGCAAGCATGGGCATCCACCGCACGACGAGCTAGTAGTCCTGTGAACTCCAATTCGCAATTCGCAATTCGCAATTCGCAATTGAATCAATGGGGGCTTTGACTTAAAGGATTCACAATTAAACAATTAAGAAATTTCTTGTATTTAATTGCGAACTGCGAATTGCGAATTGACAATTGTTTGAGGCGTGCTGCTAAGTTTCGGAATCTGAACTGATGAGAAACCGATTGGCTCCTGATTCTATGGGGGCGATCGCTCTTTCTTTCAGTAATTGAGAGCAACCAATTAACATAGTTAATAAGGCGAAGAAACATGACGACAGACTTAGTTACTTATTACGGGCAGACTCCAATCATTGACCAACTGGTTGATAAATATGGTGTGTATTTGGAGAAGTTAGACAGAGAAGATAAACTCTTACTTCGGATGACGCTGGCTAACTATGCCTTCATGCAAGAACATAGTAATCCAGATAAATATACTGTAGAAATGGCATTAGAAGATGTACTGTCAGATCCCGGCTTTATCAAAAGACCTCTTGCAAAAGTGCTTTTTGCAAGAGGTGGGAAAAGGGAAAAGGTTAAAGGGGAAGGGGAAAATACAAAACCTTTCCCCCTTTCCCCTTCCCCTTTTCCCGACTTCTGCAAGAAGTCTAAAGAGGATTGGTGTAATATCTGCTCTGTTTTAAATGGACTAACAACTCTGGAAGCAGAAACGATACTTGAAGCTTTACAGCATCAAATTCGATGGGGCAATGCCCGTCAAGCCGTGAATTGACAGGGTAAGAAACATGGAAATCTATTTAGTCTTTGTTGATGCTATCCGAAACAGCAATAAATTCTGGTCTGCCAAAGTCGAAGATGGTAATTTAACAGTGCAGTGGGGCAGAGTCGGCTATCAAGCACAGACTAAAGTCCACACATTAGGCATTTATCAGAGAGCGGTTAGTAAATTTAACAATCTGGTAGCCGAAAAGAAAGCCAAAGGCTACAGCGAAAGTCAGCCAGAGATTGATGCTAGTCGCAGTGTTGTAGACATTAGACGAGCCATTCAATTGTTGAATATTATCCGTCCGTCCGTTGCTCTCCAGAATTTTGGTGATACCTACATATCTGCTCTTAATGAATATCTGAAAATTGTCCCAACACCTTTAGGAATGCAAATTGACTACCACAGAGTTTACCGCACAGTAGCAGATATTGACTATCAGCAAGAATTACTCAATTCTTTGTTAGCGACACCTGCACCACAAGCTGCTGTGGTGGCTGTTGGTCATGCCCCTGAAGCAACAACAGAACCCAAGGTAGTCAGTCTCAAGACTATCAGTAAGAACTTCTGGCGACATTTGTAAATCAGCTTGGCGGAAAATATTGTGAGAAAATTCCAGAATTCAATAAGGAATAAAGCTATGGCAAAGATAATTGTTAGCTCTTGGGAGTCGGAGGGGTATGGGCGAATGGCACGCTTGAAAAGCGCAAATGTATTATTTACAAGGGTTTCATCACTTTGGAAAAACGTAGGCTAATGAAGCAGCGGGAGCAAACTGAGAGTTGCAGATTATTCTGATTCCCGACCTTAAAACTATTAGTTTCCTAAACCCCTTACCAGGCAAATATTTCAGCTTTTCAAGCGTGCCATTCGGGCATGGGCATTCTACCCACAGGGAGCAGGGGGAGAAAGAGTTCTTTTTCAATAATGCTTTTTCCCCCCAGCCTGCCACCATGCAAAGTTGTCTTGGCAGACTACTAGTCCCGCATTTCTCACAAGCTTGAGGGAAGGGGCAGAGGGGGAAGAACTTGTAAAATAACTCTCCTCTGCTCAAGAGCACAAGCACAGGCTTTGAG from the Nostoc flagelliforme CCNUN1 genome contains:
- a CDS encoding WGR domain-containing protein, with the protein product MEIYLVFVDAIRNSNKFWSAKVEDGNLTVQWGRVGYQAQTKVHTLGIYQRAVSKFNNLVAEKKAKGYSESQPEIDASRSVVDIRRAIQLLNIIRPSVALQNFGDTYISALNEYLKIVPTPLGMQIDYHRVYRTVADIDYQQELLNSLLATPAPQAAVVAVGHAPEATTEPKVVSLKTISKNFWRHL